A region from the Chitinophaga sp. Cy-1792 genome encodes:
- the ppk2 gene encoding polyphosphate kinase 2, giving the protein MKQEKKLLKLYIELVKLQKEIIASQLKLLVILEGRDAAGKDGTIKAITLHLSPRETKVVALSKPSDRECREWYYQRYTSHLPASGEFVLFNRSWYNRAGVEKVMGFCTDKEYISFFTEVELFEKMLTDAGVIIFKYYLDISKKEQRKRMEDRKENPLKQWKVSPIDEVALKRWHAYSKARDRMLLQTNFRHSPWYVVNADDKEAAHIALISHLLKQLSYTGKNKKLLSEDDDLVYAATADAVQQRLFR; this is encoded by the coding sequence ATGAAGCAAGAAAAAAAGCTCCTCAAACTCTATATAGAACTTGTTAAACTTCAGAAGGAAATTATTGCATCTCAGCTAAAACTACTGGTGATACTGGAAGGCAGGGACGCTGCCGGAAAAGATGGCACCATCAAAGCAATCACATTACACCTCAGTCCGCGGGAAACCAAAGTGGTAGCCCTCAGCAAGCCATCAGACAGAGAATGCCGGGAATGGTATTACCAGCGTTATACCTCCCATCTTCCTGCATCCGGGGAATTTGTACTCTTCAACCGCAGCTGGTACAACCGCGCCGGTGTTGAAAAAGTCATGGGGTTCTGCACCGACAAAGAATACATTTCATTTTTCACTGAAGTGGAATTATTTGAGAAGATGCTGACAGATGCCGGTGTAATCATCTTCAAATATTACCTGGATATCAGCAAAAAAGAACAACGGAAAAGAATGGAAGACCGGAAAGAAAACCCGCTGAAACAATGGAAAGTGAGTCCGATAGATGAAGTGGCGCTAAAACGCTGGCATGCTTATTCCAAGGCCCGCGACCGTATGTTGCTGCAAACAAATTTCAGGCATTCGCCCTGGTATGTTGTAAATGCGGATGATAAAGAAGCAGCGCATATCGCGCTCATCAGCCATCTGCTTAAACAATTATCCTATACGGGAAAAAATAAAAAACTATTATCGGAAGATGATGACCT
- a CDS encoding DUF493 family protein: protein MTIDENLNANLNEDPYQNLRSLLQQSLTFPTTYVFKFIVKAEEDKEAALKAVFAHKKNTITTTDSSGGKYKSFTVNAHVQNEEEIIEYYKEVSKIESVIML, encoded by the coding sequence ATGACTATAGACGAGAATTTGAATGCTAATTTGAACGAAGATCCGTATCAGAATTTACGCAGTTTGTTACAGCAGTCGTTAACGTTTCCGACGACTTATGTTTTTAAGTTTATCGTAAAGGCAGAAGAGGATAAGGAAGCAGCGCTGAAGGCGGTTTTCGCGCATAAGAAAAATACGATTACTACTACTGATTCTTCCGGTGGAAAATATAAATCTTTTACAGTAAATGCGCATGTGCAGAACGAGGAAGAAATCATTGAATACTATAAAGAAGTGTCGAAAATTGAGTCGGTGATTATGTTATAG
- a CDS encoding carboxypeptidase-like regulatory domain-containing protein: MVRTASIAILFVFFCLVAKAQQVQISGTVYERTARIGLSGVSVRTTNSGVGAVTDSNGHYTIKLPVTDSLYFSYQGKATQKFAVNEINPYRAFDAKLHVDIQTLPTFEIITRPKTYKFDSIENRREYRKYFDFSPEWLTSGNGGAGVNLDALFSIGKIKRAQNFRKLLLRDEQEKYVDYRWTKSLVGRITGMQDPALDGFMREYRPTYLMLMSFENEYDYLRYIKEMGDYYADWWNKNHFDQPARKQ; encoded by the coding sequence TTGGTACGAACGGCGTCGATAGCAATACTTTTCGTTTTTTTCTGCCTGGTGGCCAAGGCCCAACAGGTGCAGATCAGCGGCACCGTTTACGAACGTACCGCCAGGATAGGGCTTTCCGGTGTTAGTGTGAGAACAACTAATTCCGGCGTGGGAGCAGTCACCGATTCCAATGGGCATTATACCATTAAGCTGCCGGTGACAGATTCCCTGTATTTCTCCTACCAGGGGAAGGCGACCCAGAAGTTTGCCGTCAATGAGATTAACCCCTACAGAGCTTTTGATGCCAAGCTGCACGTCGATATACAGACGTTGCCCACCTTTGAGATCATTACCAGACCTAAGACATATAAGTTCGATTCCATCGAAAACCGGCGCGAGTACCGGAAATACTTCGATTTTTCTCCGGAATGGCTCACCAGTGGCAACGGAGGGGCCGGCGTCAACCTGGATGCGCTCTTTAGCATCGGTAAAATCAAGCGTGCACAGAACTTCCGTAAGCTTCTCCTGCGCGATGAGCAGGAAAAGTATGTGGACTACCGCTGGACCAAGTCGCTGGTAGGACGTATTACCGGTATGCAGGACCCCGCCCTGGACGGATTTATGCGCGAATACAGGCCTACCTACCTAATGCTGATGAGCTTCGAAAATGAATACGATTACCTGCGGTATATAAAGGAAATGGGAGACTACTACGCCGATTGGTGGAATAAGAACCATTTCGATCAGCCTGCCAGGAAGCAATAA
- a CDS encoding NAD(P)H-dependent oxidoreductase has product MKKIFIINGGQSFGHSGGQFNHTVSRETAAFFQDQPGYEVQLTDVSSAYDPDEEVKKYLWADVIIYHFPVWWFSLPHDLKKYIDVVFTAGHDKGLYTSDGRSSRNPDINYGTGGTLKGRQYMFTSSWNAPAAAFTLPGEFFQERSVDDGVLFGFHRMNAFLGLSPLETFHFHDVEKNADVPRDMKLYKAHLQAVFATEAVATA; this is encoded by the coding sequence ATGAAAAAGATATTTATAATCAATGGTGGTCAGTCTTTCGGGCATTCAGGCGGTCAGTTTAACCATACGGTTTCCCGTGAAACCGCCGCCTTTTTCCAGGATCAGCCTGGTTATGAAGTGCAACTGACAGATGTATCATCAGCCTATGACCCGGATGAAGAAGTAAAGAAATATTTGTGGGCAGATGTGATCATCTACCATTTCCCGGTATGGTGGTTTTCGCTGCCGCACGACCTTAAAAAATACATTGACGTAGTATTCACAGCGGGCCATGACAAAGGGTTATATACCAGCGACGGACGTTCTTCGCGCAATCCTGATATCAATTACGGAACCGGTGGTACCTTAAAAGGCCGCCAATATATGTTTACCAGCAGCTGGAATGCACCCGCAGCAGCTTTTACCTTACCAGGAGAATTTTTCCAGGAACGTAGTGTAGATGATGGTGTGTTGTTCGGGTTCCATCGGATGAATGCATTTTTAGGTTTGAGTCCGCTGGAAACCTTTCACTTCCATGATGTAGAGAAAAACGCAGATGTACCCAGAGATATGAAGCTGTACAAGGCGCACCTCCAGGCAGTATTTGCTACGGAAGCAGTAGCTACCGCATAA
- a CDS encoding putative quinol monooxygenase, producing MKIYLTAIIKSKPEFREEVLAQLQEMVVSTRKEAACLQYDLHQGITDENLFVFYEIWQDEAGLALHNEQPYIKAFGAMAADKLAATPEILLTKLL from the coding sequence ATGAAAATATATCTTACCGCAATAATTAAGAGTAAGCCCGAATTCCGGGAAGAAGTACTGGCACAGTTACAGGAAATGGTTGTATCCACCAGGAAGGAAGCAGCTTGTCTGCAGTATGATCTGCACCAGGGCATTACAGACGAAAACCTGTTTGTCTTTTATGAGATCTGGCAGGATGAGGCAGGACTGGCGTTACACAATGAACAGCCCTATATCAAGGCATTTGGGGCGATGGCCGCAGATAAACTGGCCGCCACACCGGAAATTTTATTGACAAAGCTGCTGTAG
- a CDS encoding GrpB family protein, which translates to MQQKITVVPYQPEWPLQFAALAAVYRQALGPHILAVEHVGSTAVPGLPAKPILDIDLVIETEAQLPFVNAALEKLGYQFRGDLGIKNRYAYGRSSDNIPHTPEGRQWPAHHLYCCIKGAASLQNHLLLRDTLRNNQELKEEYARIKERLAATVNDDIDAYVEGKSDFIAKVLLQGGFHDDDISDIREQNRKK; encoded by the coding sequence ATGCAACAAAAAATCACCGTAGTACCCTATCAGCCGGAGTGGCCCCTGCAGTTTGCAGCATTGGCGGCGGTTTATCGCCAGGCCCTGGGCCCCCATATCCTGGCCGTGGAGCATGTAGGCAGTACAGCTGTACCCGGACTCCCGGCAAAACCCATACTGGATATTGATCTTGTCATCGAAACGGAAGCGCAGCTCCCTTTTGTAAACGCCGCACTGGAAAAGTTGGGCTATCAGTTCCGTGGCGACCTTGGCATCAAAAACAGGTATGCGTACGGCCGCAGCAGTGACAACATCCCGCACACGCCCGAAGGCCGCCAATGGCCGGCACATCACCTATACTGCTGTATTAAAGGTGCCGCCAGCTTACAGAACCACCTGCTGCTGCGTGACACACTGCGTAATAACCAGGAACTGAAAGAAGAATATGCCCGCATCAAAGAACGTTTAGCCGCCACCGTTAATGACGACATAGACGCCTACGTAGAAGGCAAAAGTGATTTCATCGCGAAAGTACTGCTGCAAGGCGGTTTCCACGACGATGACATCAGCGATATCAGGGAACAGAACAGGAAGAAATAA
- a CDS encoding protein phosphatase 2C domain-containing protein yields the protein MKIFHTQKIGQYHTNFCEDALITAPIGTSHYLFAVTDGCSMGTDSHMIATIITKHLRAIAAGGPVSALAGNSSVQELLKEIVSQLFSRLQQTQSLLQLQPDELMATILLAVLDIPKATAAFICIGDGVIAADGQVYEYDQDNKPDYLGYHLHKTFDTWFAAQKQQLTLTGIRDFAISTDGVYSFSKYDNRLYEETGDALHYLLHDTSGAGSAHMLNGKVIEIEREWGLLPGDDIAIVRVMLNGIGF from the coding sequence ATGAAAATCTTCCATACCCAGAAAATCGGTCAGTACCACACCAACTTTTGTGAAGACGCCCTGATAACCGCACCCATAGGAACTTCCCATTATCTTTTTGCTGTAACAGACGGTTGCTCCATGGGCACCGACAGCCATATGATAGCCACCATTATCACGAAGCATTTGCGCGCAATAGCGGCAGGCGGACCCGTTTCAGCGCTGGCAGGAAACAGCAGCGTCCAGGAATTGCTGAAAGAAATCGTGTCGCAATTATTCAGCAGGTTGCAGCAAACACAATCCCTGCTTCAATTACAGCCGGATGAACTGATGGCGACCATACTACTCGCTGTACTGGATATCCCCAAAGCCACAGCCGCCTTCATTTGCATAGGAGACGGCGTGATTGCCGCAGACGGCCAGGTATATGAATATGACCAGGATAACAAGCCTGATTATCTCGGTTATCATCTGCATAAAACATTTGATACATGGTTTGCCGCACAAAAACAGCAGCTAACGTTGACGGGTATACGTGATTTTGCCATCAGTACAGATGGAGTGTATTCATTTAGTAAATACGACAACAGATTATATGAAGAAACCGGGGATGCCCTGCATTATCTGTTGCACGATACATCCGGGGCAGGCTCTGCGCATATGCTGAATGGCAAGGTAATAGAGATAGAAAGGGAATGGGGGTTGTTACCCGGGGATGATATCGCTATTGTGCGTGTAATGCTGAATGGTATTGGTTTTTAA
- a CDS encoding Hsp20/alpha crystallin family protein: MNALEKKNRAVSYDPWRDFFSWESFIPSERGGRNLPAVNISEDEKNYAVDVIAPGFKKEDFKVNVDNDVITISAEARHESEDKDDKKHYSRREYSYSSFTRSFRLPENTKDDSITASYTDGVLKLSIPKSKEQVKASKQIAIS, translated from the coding sequence ATGAACGCACTAGAGAAAAAAAATCGCGCAGTCAGTTATGATCCATGGCGTGATTTCTTTAGCTGGGAAAGTTTTATTCCATCGGAGCGTGGAGGTCGGAACCTGCCAGCAGTCAATATCAGCGAAGATGAAAAAAATTATGCAGTAGACGTGATTGCACCGGGCTTTAAGAAGGAAGACTTTAAAGTAAACGTAGATAATGATGTGATAACGATTAGTGCGGAAGCCAGGCACGAATCGGAAGATAAGGACGATAAGAAGCACTACAGTCGCAGAGAATACAGCTACAGTAGTTTCACCCGTTCATTCCGTTTACCTGAAAATACGAAGGATGACAGTATCACGGCCAGTTATACCGATGGCGTGCTTAAACTGTCGATTCCTAAAAGCAAGGAGCAGGTGAAAGCCTCCAAGCAAATTGCTATTAGCTAA
- a CDS encoding DUF6348 family protein — MGFFDFLKKKDAAPEQEPTPAPAHDVTPEEYLFNSFKEQLLSQHYHVQAFSNNGRHALFIDNQLLLEPTIIPTPGMHPLLVQVNFQARHEAFQDIISEMVAGIGDTMAARLDSAISNYMSTTLPPIMDSLTDSHYPELDFQDANDILWHPKPGNIGFQGSWEDTDMPDDNVMMQLLTPALSAIIPDQQFNWIKIYYGIQGSEITGSDCLLNNEPWPEGDAILKDFVLQWATPDHFKGIKHFIMLRRCDGTH; from the coding sequence ATGGGATTTTTTGATTTTTTAAAGAAGAAAGACGCAGCGCCTGAACAAGAACCAACACCCGCGCCTGCGCACGATGTCACACCGGAAGAGTACCTGTTCAACAGCTTTAAGGAACAGTTGTTATCCCAGCATTATCATGTGCAGGCATTTTCCAATAATGGCCGCCATGCGTTGTTTATCGATAACCAGCTGTTACTCGAACCAACTATTATTCCTACGCCGGGCATGCACCCGCTGTTGGTACAGGTTAATTTCCAGGCCAGGCACGAAGCTTTCCAGGATATCATTTCTGAAATGGTGGCTGGCATCGGCGATACCATGGCCGCCCGCCTGGATTCCGCTATCAGCAACTATATGAGCACCACGCTCCCGCCTATCATGGACTCGCTGACAGATTCACATTATCCGGAACTTGACTTCCAGGACGCCAACGATATCCTCTGGCATCCCAAACCTGGTAATATCGGCTTCCAAGGCAGCTGGGAGGATACCGATATGCCGGACGACAACGTTATGATGCAACTCCTGACACCCGCCCTAAGCGCCATTATCCCTGACCAGCAGTTTAACTGGATCAAGATTTATTATGGTATACAGGGATCTGAAATAACGGGAAGCGATTGTCTGCTCAATAATGAACCATGGCCGGAAGGTGATGCCATCCTGAAAGATTTTGTACTGCAATGGGCCACCCCTGACCATTTCAAAGGTATTAAACATTTTATCATGCTGCGCCGTTGCGACGGTACACACTAA
- a CDS encoding bifunctional 2-polyprenyl-6-hydroxyphenol methylase/3-demethylubiquinol 3-O-methyltransferase UbiG: MDHYSKWFSVNKQLWNNKTEVHLRSEFYAVAGFKAGKSSLNQVELTEVGEVAGKQLLHLQCHFGMDTISWAKQGAVVTGLDLSDKAIDTATALAAELQVPATFVCANVYDTVQVIPGVFDIVYTSYGTIGWLPDLDIWANAIATKLKPGGFFYMVDFHPIVWMFDDQFTKIQYSYFNHAPIVETTNGTYADRQADLHDTAYGWNHPTSEVLNALKRAGLTLDFFNEHASSPYNCFANTVEVTPGEFQIKGLEDKIPMLFSLKCTK; the protein is encoded by the coding sequence ATGGATCATTACAGCAAATGGTTTAGTGTAAATAAACAATTGTGGAATAATAAAACGGAGGTACATCTCCGTTCGGAATTTTACGCAGTAGCAGGATTTAAAGCGGGCAAATCTTCCCTGAACCAGGTAGAGCTGACGGAAGTGGGCGAAGTGGCCGGCAAGCAGCTGTTGCACCTGCAATGTCATTTTGGAATGGATACGATCTCCTGGGCAAAGCAGGGAGCTGTGGTAACCGGACTGGATCTGTCGGACAAGGCCATTGATACAGCAACAGCGCTGGCAGCGGAATTGCAGGTACCAGCAACATTTGTATGTGCCAATGTATACGACACCGTACAGGTAATTCCGGGAGTGTTTGACATCGTGTATACTTCCTATGGCACCATCGGCTGGCTGCCGGACCTGGACATATGGGCAAATGCCATTGCCACAAAACTAAAGCCGGGCGGCTTCTTTTACATGGTCGATTTCCATCCCATTGTCTGGATGTTTGATGACCAGTTTACGAAAATCCAGTATTCTTATTTTAACCATGCACCGATTGTGGAAACGACGAACGGCACCTATGCAGACAGGCAGGCAGATCTGCACGATACGGCCTATGGCTGGAACCACCCTACCAGCGAGGTATTGAATGCATTGAAGAGAGCCGGCCTGACACTGGATTTTTTCAATGAACATGCCAGCTCTCCCTATAATTGTTTTGCGAATACAGTGGAAGTAACACCGGGCGAATTCCAGATCAAAGGCCTGGAAGACAAGATCCCGATGCTGTTCTCCCTGAAATGTACCAAATAA
- a CDS encoding sialate O-acetylesterase: MKTISLFLLSCCLLCFRSVAEVKLPRLISDNMVLQRNVRLQIWGWAAPGEKVQVDFVQHHYNTVTGKDGKWKVMLPPMNAGGPFNMTITGNNAITISNILIGDVWLCSGQSNMELSMERLKDKYPAIIKTASNPEIRQFNVSTTITWEGPQEDYKTGNWAAVTPQSIYGFSAVGYFFAEQLYQRYHIPIGIIKCATGGSTAEAWLDEHTLQQFPDLLATAKQFQQKNYVDSLKARDIYVNDVWYTHLWQSDAGLQGPVKWYDTTSDYSTWKTFKVPALWKEQGITDSQGAVWFQKEVVLSKDFASQPAQLWLGNMIDRDSVFVNGRFAGTTGYQYPPRKYPIPAGMLKEGKNSIVVRVINYSGAGGFYKDKRYQLFNSRDTIDLRGDWRYNIGCTSAAIPPTVSYWLPPLGLNNGMIAPLKNLSLKGVIWYQGEANTGNPAAYTKIFPALINSWRDNWKNQSPDKVLPFFFVQLASYMETREQPAESNWAALRAVQAQTQALPATGMAVTIDIGEWNDIHPLNKADVGKRLALCAMHTAYGEKDVICQGPVLQQAIRKGNQLVLTFNHTDQGLKFDATRPGQFAIAGADNHYVWAKATLKGNQVIVWNDAITTPTTVRYAWADTPAATTLSNGAGLPASPFQYQVK; this comes from the coding sequence ATGAAAACGATCTCCCTGTTCCTCCTCTCCTGTTGCCTGCTCTGTTTCCGCAGCGTAGCGGAAGTAAAGCTGCCAAGGCTTATCTCCGACAACATGGTGCTGCAACGAAATGTCCGCTTACAAATCTGGGGCTGGGCTGCTCCCGGAGAAAAGGTACAGGTGGACTTCGTACAACATCATTACAACACTGTTACCGGTAAAGATGGGAAATGGAAAGTAATGCTGCCACCGATGAATGCAGGCGGCCCTTTCAATATGACCATTACCGGTAACAATGCTATTACCATCAGCAACATCCTGATCGGCGATGTATGGCTCTGCTCCGGACAATCCAACATGGAACTTTCCATGGAGCGTCTGAAAGACAAATACCCCGCTATCATCAAAACTGCCAGCAACCCGGAAATCCGGCAGTTTAACGTAAGTACTACCATCACCTGGGAAGGGCCGCAGGAAGACTATAAAACCGGCAACTGGGCTGCTGTAACGCCGCAAAGCATCTACGGTTTCTCTGCCGTAGGCTACTTCTTCGCAGAACAGCTGTACCAACGCTACCACATTCCTATCGGTATCATCAAATGCGCTACCGGCGGCAGCACTGCCGAAGCCTGGCTGGATGAGCACACCCTGCAACAGTTTCCTGACCTGCTGGCAACGGCAAAACAGTTCCAGCAAAAGAATTATGTGGATAGTCTGAAAGCCCGTGATATTTATGTAAACGATGTCTGGTATACACACCTGTGGCAGTCGGACGCCGGCCTCCAGGGCCCGGTGAAATGGTATGATACCACATCCGACTACAGCACCTGGAAAACCTTTAAAGTGCCTGCCCTCTGGAAAGAACAAGGCATCACCGACAGTCAGGGTGCCGTATGGTTCCAGAAAGAAGTGGTACTCAGCAAGGATTTTGCCTCCCAGCCGGCACAACTCTGGCTGGGCAATATGATAGACCGCGATTCGGTATTTGTCAACGGCCGCTTCGCCGGCACTACCGGCTATCAGTACCCGCCCCGCAAATACCCTATCCCTGCAGGTATGCTGAAGGAAGGCAAAAACAGTATAGTCGTTCGCGTTATTAATTACAGCGGTGCTGGGGGATTTTATAAAGACAAAAGGTACCAGCTGTTCAACAGCAGGGATACCATAGACCTCCGTGGCGACTGGCGTTACAATATAGGTTGTACATCTGCCGCCATTCCGCCTACTGTGTCGTACTGGCTGCCACCGCTGGGACTCAACAACGGTATGATTGCGCCGCTGAAAAACCTTTCGCTGAAAGGCGTTATCTGGTACCAGGGTGAAGCCAATACCGGCAACCCTGCCGCCTATACGAAAATATTCCCCGCCCTGATCAACAGCTGGCGTGATAACTGGAAAAACCAGTCGCCGGACAAGGTGCTGCCTTTCTTTTTTGTGCAGCTGGCCAGCTACATGGAAACCCGTGAGCAGCCGGCAGAAAGCAACTGGGCAGCCCTCCGCGCCGTACAGGCACAGACGCAGGCGCTTCCGGCAACAGGCATGGCCGTTACTATTGATATCGGCGAATGGAACGATATACATCCGCTCAACAAAGCAGATGTAGGCAAACGGCTGGCCCTATGCGCCATGCATACTGCGTACGGAGAGAAGGACGTCATCTGCCAGGGGCCTGTATTACAGCAGGCAATACGAAAAGGAAATCAGCTGGTACTTACTTTCAACCATACCGATCAGGGGTTAAAATTTGATGCGACACGTCCCGGACAGTTTGCCATTGCGGGAGCAGATAATCATTATGTATGGGCGAAGGCTACGCTGAAAGGCAACCAGGTAATTGTCTGGAATGATGCCATTACAACGCCAACGACTGTACGCTATGCCTGGGCCGACACGCCTGCTGCCACTACATTGAGCAATGGCGCAGGTTTACCGGCATCACCGTTTCAGTACCAGGTAAAATAG
- a CDS encoding SDR family NAD(P)-dependent oxidoreductase, whose amino-acid sequence MYDNNKRVAIVTGGGSGIGLAIAQKFVDNGIETIVIGRNEKKLSDAKQLLGERCHPINHDVSDLASLPSLVDNIIRDFGQIDILVNNAGINMKKDFTETTDEDFQQVINTNLTAVFSLSRAVVKHMIPQGKGSIINISSMAAQYGMPRVISYSASKAAIDGITRAMAVELSPKGIRINAIAPGFIATAMTAVALDSDPERKNKALGRTPMGHLGQPSDIGDAALFLCSDAAKYITGVILPVDGGNSIGF is encoded by the coding sequence ATGTACGATAACAACAAGCGCGTGGCAATTGTAACCGGAGGCGGCTCCGGTATTGGACTGGCGATCGCGCAGAAATTTGTTGACAACGGGATCGAAACGATTGTCATCGGCCGGAATGAAAAGAAATTGTCGGATGCAAAACAACTACTCGGCGAACGATGCCACCCGATTAACCACGATGTAAGCGACCTCGCCAGCCTGCCATCACTGGTAGACAATATTATCAGGGATTTCGGGCAGATAGATATCCTGGTTAATAATGCAGGCATCAACATGAAAAAAGATTTTACGGAAACCACAGACGAAGATTTCCAGCAAGTCATCAATACCAATCTGACAGCGGTTTTCTCGCTCTCCAGGGCGGTGGTAAAACATATGATCCCACAGGGGAAAGGCAGTATTATCAATATCAGCTCCATGGCTGCACAATACGGCATGCCCCGTGTAATCAGCTACAGCGCCAGCAAAGCAGCGATCGACGGCATCACAAGGGCAATGGCGGTAGAACTATCGCCAAAGGGTATACGAATTAATGCCATCGCTCCAGGGTTCATCGCCACCGCCATGACGGCAGTAGCGCTGGACTCCGACCCTGAACGTAAGAATAAAGCCCTGGGACGTACGCCCATGGGACACCTTGGACAACCATCCGACATTGGCGACGCAGCGCTCTTTCTCTGCTCCGATGCGGCAAAATATATTACCGGCGTAATACTCCCCGTAGACGGAGGCAATTCCATTGGATTTTAA